A window of Hymenobacter siberiensis genomic DNA:
CTTTCCTCATACATCATCGGGTTGAGGGGCAGCAGGTGAAACAGGCCTTCGCGGGCAGTGGCGAAATCGCCGGCCAGCGCGGCGCGGGTGAGCTCGGCAAAGCGCTTGGGGTAGGCATTGGCCATTACCGAAATAATGCCTTCGCCGCCGCAGGCAATGAGGGCGGGCGTGAGCATGTCATCGCCCGAAATCAGCAGGAAATCCTTCGGCTTATTGGCCGCGATGACCAGGCACTGCTCCATAAAGCCGCTGGCTTCCTTGATGCCGATGATGTTGGGGTGCTGGGCCAAGCGCAGCGTGGTTTCGGCGGTGAGGTTGGAGGCCGTGCGGCCGGGCACGTTGTAGAGGATAATGGGCAGCGGGCTGCCATCGGCCAGGCGGGTGTAGTGGGCAATGATGCCGGCCTGGCTGGGCTTGTTGTAGGCGGGGCTGGCCGACAGGATGGCGGCCACGCCGCTGAGGTCGGTGGTGC
This region includes:
- the dapA gene encoding 4-hydroxy-tetrahydrodipicolinate synthase codes for the protein MNKSASRLPAFHGTGVALVTPFTPEQAVDYDGWRRLLDFCIDGGVDYLVVNGTTGESPTTTADEKTELLRVAKEHVAGRVPLVYGIGSNDTAAAEEALRTTDLSGVAAILSASPAYNKPSQAGIIAHYTRLADGSPLPIILYNVPGRTASNLTAETTLRLAQHPNIIGIKEASGFMEQCLVIAANKPKDFLLISGDDMLTPALIACGGEGIISVMANAYPKRFAELTRAALAGDFATAREGLFHLLPLNPMMYEESNPVGVKAVLEVLGVCGAAVRLPLLEATEGLKDRIRKAL